Proteins co-encoded in one Amaranthus tricolor cultivar Red isolate AtriRed21 chromosome 7, ASM2621246v1, whole genome shotgun sequence genomic window:
- the LOC130818287 gene encoding putative F-box protein At1g58310 isoform X2 gives MDFNTKVDRISGLPDEILCHILSFIPTKYAVATSVLSTRWKYLWTSVPVLNFDVRLHEGFCSVINLNANPGSETTFLNFVNRVMLLNDISNIQKFRLIYKCHRSPAPICTWLHVAISDNILELELDFYFSLQKEYMKLPKKLFRSNTLRVLKLSRMPLSVPSLVCLPNLKILEIRSVVGLDDHYTQILLAGCRVLEKLVIEETAREKPRVIDISTSILRSFSFSYKFVIDAWVDYPYKFVINAPNLEYFHVKGHISDKFVVTSLATLTDAHLDLRYTTLISDYDNLCHQQVCDLFKGIANAKFLSLSNDMVQLLCAANDLNLPRFSNLTKLALGIGVDICWKRLATEFIKCSPNLDVLTLDNKQGLTRDIDEIRKNPPQCMPEYLLANVKEILLQELYRNFLTVPETAEHLLQDVSSLKRLTIMCQCPFMLRNQIGRNY, from the exons ATGGATTTCAACACCAAAGTAGATAGAATTAGTGGTTTGCCCGACGAGATCCTTTGTCACATTCTATCATTTATCCCAACTAAATATGCCGTTGCGACTAGTGTTTTGTCTACTAGATGGAAGTATCTATGGACTTCTGTTCCCGTTCTCAATTTTGATGTCAGGCTTCATGAAGGGTTTTGTTCCGTCATCAACTTAAATGCAAATCCGGGATCGGAGACGACATTCCTGAATTTCGTTAACAGAGTAATGCTTCTCAATGATATTTCTAATATCCAAAAGTTCCGTCTCATTTATAAGTGTCATCGTAGTCCTGCCCCTATTTGCACTTGGTTGCATGTGGCCATTTCCGATAATATTTTGGAGCTTGAACTTGACTTCTATTTTTCCCTTCAAAAGGAATATATGAAGCTGCCCAAGAAGCTTTTTAGGTCCAATACACTTCGAGTATTGAAACTATCTCGTATGCCCCTCTCCGTCCCTTCGCTCGTATGCTTGCCTAACCTTAAgatactagaaattagaagtgtGGTGGGTTTAGATGACCATTATACTCAAATATTGCTTGCGGGTTGTCGAGTTCTTGAAAAATTAGTTATAGAAGAAACCGCAAGGGAAAAGCCGAGGGTGATAGATATTTCGACTTCAATATTGAGAAGTTTTTCTTTTAGCTACAAATTTGTGATTGACGCATGGGTGGATTATCCGTATAAATTTGTCATAAATGCTCCAAATCTCGAGTATTTCCATGTCAAAGGCCATATATCAGACAAATTTGTGGTTACGAGTTTGGCTACCTTGACTGATGCGCATTTGGATCTCCGCTATACTACCCTTATTTCGGATTACGACAATCTTTGTCATCAACAGGTATGTGATCTCTTCAAAGGGATCGCAAATGCAAAGTTCCTTTCGCTTTCTAATGATATGGTTCAG TTATTATGCGCGGCCAATGATCTGAATCTGCCTAGATTTTCCAATCTGACAAAGCTAGCATTAGGTATTGGTGTTGATATTTGCTGGAAACGGTTAGCGACAGAGTTCATCAAATGCTCCCCAAATCTAGACGTTCTTACATTAGATAATAAG CAAGGACTTACCAGGGACATCGATGAAATCCGCAAGAATCCTCCACAGTGTATGCCTGAGTATCTGCTCGCCAACGTCAAGGAAATTCTTCTTCAGGAACTTTATCGTAACTTCCTGACCGTTCCTGAGACGGCCGAACATTTGCTGCAGGATGTGAGTTCTTTGAAGAGACTAACAATAATGTGTCAATGCCCATTCATGCTTAGAAACCAGATTGGTCGTAACTATTGA
- the LOC130818287 gene encoding putative F-box protein At1g58310 isoform X1, protein MDFNTKVDRISGLPDEILCHILSFIPTKYAVATSVLSTRWKYLWTSVPVLNFDVRLHEGFCSVINLNANPGSETTFLNFVNRVMLLNDISNIQKFRLIYKCHRSPAPICTWLHVAISDNILELELDFYFSLQKEYMKLPKKLFRSNTLRVLKLSRMPLSVPSLVCLPNLKILEIRSVVGLDDHYTQILLAGCRVLEKLVIEETAREKPRVIDISTSILRSFSFSYKFVIDAWVDYPYKFVINAPNLEYFHVKGHISDKFVVTSLATLTDAHLDLRYTTLISDYDNLCHQQVCDLFKGIANAKFLSLSNDMVQLLCAANDLNLPRFSNLTKLALGIGVDICWKRLATEFIKCSPNLDVLTLDNKQQGLTRDIDEIRKNPPQCMPEYLLANVKEILLQELYRNFLTVPETAEHLLQDVSSLKRLTIMCQCPFMLRNQIGRNY, encoded by the exons ATGGATTTCAACACCAAAGTAGATAGAATTAGTGGTTTGCCCGACGAGATCCTTTGTCACATTCTATCATTTATCCCAACTAAATATGCCGTTGCGACTAGTGTTTTGTCTACTAGATGGAAGTATCTATGGACTTCTGTTCCCGTTCTCAATTTTGATGTCAGGCTTCATGAAGGGTTTTGTTCCGTCATCAACTTAAATGCAAATCCGGGATCGGAGACGACATTCCTGAATTTCGTTAACAGAGTAATGCTTCTCAATGATATTTCTAATATCCAAAAGTTCCGTCTCATTTATAAGTGTCATCGTAGTCCTGCCCCTATTTGCACTTGGTTGCATGTGGCCATTTCCGATAATATTTTGGAGCTTGAACTTGACTTCTATTTTTCCCTTCAAAAGGAATATATGAAGCTGCCCAAGAAGCTTTTTAGGTCCAATACACTTCGAGTATTGAAACTATCTCGTATGCCCCTCTCCGTCCCTTCGCTCGTATGCTTGCCTAACCTTAAgatactagaaattagaagtgtGGTGGGTTTAGATGACCATTATACTCAAATATTGCTTGCGGGTTGTCGAGTTCTTGAAAAATTAGTTATAGAAGAAACCGCAAGGGAAAAGCCGAGGGTGATAGATATTTCGACTTCAATATTGAGAAGTTTTTCTTTTAGCTACAAATTTGTGATTGACGCATGGGTGGATTATCCGTATAAATTTGTCATAAATGCTCCAAATCTCGAGTATTTCCATGTCAAAGGCCATATATCAGACAAATTTGTGGTTACGAGTTTGGCTACCTTGACTGATGCGCATTTGGATCTCCGCTATACTACCCTTATTTCGGATTACGACAATCTTTGTCATCAACAGGTATGTGATCTCTTCAAAGGGATCGCAAATGCAAAGTTCCTTTCGCTTTCTAATGATATGGTTCAG TTATTATGCGCGGCCAATGATCTGAATCTGCCTAGATTTTCCAATCTGACAAAGCTAGCATTAGGTATTGGTGTTGATATTTGCTGGAAACGGTTAGCGACAGAGTTCATCAAATGCTCCCCAAATCTAGACGTTCTTACATTAGATAATAAG CAGCAAGGACTTACCAGGGACATCGATGAAATCCGCAAGAATCCTCCACAGTGTATGCCTGAGTATCTGCTCGCCAACGTCAAGGAAATTCTTCTTCAGGAACTTTATCGTAACTTCCTGACCGTTCCTGAGACGGCCGAACATTTGCTGCAGGATGTGAGTTCTTTGAAGAGACTAACAATAATGTGTCAATGCCCATTCATGCTTAGAAACCAGATTGGTCGTAACTATTGA
- the LOC130818324 gene encoding GPI-anchored protein LLG1-like: MSMEMEKHIGSYFPKKNLINFLYIFTVFFILFIGLPSTYASSSDYLQLPQFSSTRRHLLQAVKDCQLDVQSWNYTIVTSKCKGPKYPAKPCCEAFKDLACPNAKDLNDLSNNCATTMFSYINLYGKYPPGLFANICRDSRRGLECTAAQKSNQVNRATSTTSAAATTIPTTIPLMFAFLTVLCSMFL, translated from the exons ATGTCAATGGAAATGGAAAAGCATATAGGATCAtattttcccaagaaaaatttgatcaatttcttatatatttttacTGTTTTCTTCATTCTTTTTATTGGTCTTCCTTCAACTTATGCTTCTTCTTCTG ATTATCTACAACTCCCTCAATTTTCATCTACTAGACGTCATCTTCTTCAGGCTgtcaaag ATTGCCAACTTGATGTTCAAAGTTGGAACTACACAATTGTAACAAGCAAATGCAAAGGACCCAAATATCCTGCAAAGCCATGTTGTGAGGCTTTCAAAGATTTGGCATGTCCTAACGCCAAAGACTTGAACGACTTATCCAATAATTGTGCAACCACCATGTTCAGCTACATCAATCTCTACGGAAAATACCCGCCTGGCCTTTTCGCTAACATATGTCGTGACAGTCGTAGAGGTCTCGAGTGCACTGCTGCTCAAAAGTCTAATCAGGTGAATCGCGCTACTTCTACTACTTCTGCTGCTGCTACTACCATCCCGACTACCATACCTCTCATGTTCGCCTTTCTTACAGTTTTGTGCTCTATGTTTCTTTGA
- the LOC130818331 gene encoding B3 domain-containing protein Os04g0386900-like encodes MAMRSSDMEVSEAMAAAKQDDDIEPLSGQPFFHVKLTKSHVGARRVYQMILPVHFTRILPNKTVPVTLTCSGKSWETIYLGKGLCFNKFSPSGWKTFVVDNMLKVGDFCVFELMECSDIALNFKVQILRGDFPSVLENKEAGTIYNPIVVE; translated from the exons ATGGCTATGAG ATCATCGGACATGGAAGTTTCCGAAGCAATGGCAGCTGCCAAGCAAGATGATGACATTGAGCCACTTTCAGGACAACCCTTCTTTCATGTTAAGCTTACGAAATCGCATGTTGGTGCCAGAAGAGTTTATCAAATG ATATTGCCTGTACACTTTACTCGGATACTTCCCAACAAAACCGTGCCAGTGACCCTCACTTGCAGCGGGAAGAGTTGGGAGACGATTTATCTAGGTAAAGGTTTGTGCTTCAACAAGTTCAGCCCATCAGGATGGAAGACATTTGTTGTTGATAACATGCTCAAGGTTGGAGATTTCTGTGTGTTTGAACTCATGGAATGCAGTGATATCGCTCTCAACTTTAAGGTTCAAATTCTTCGAGGCGACTTTCCATCGGTTTTAGAGAACAAGGAAGCCGGTACAATCTACAATCCCATTGTTGTTGAGTAA
- the LOC130818304 gene encoding uncharacterized protein LOC130818304 — protein MLAATNNSESALSVAGPRPGMEWSTVPYSVPQVPGPNGRQRTSSLESPIMLLTGHQSAIYTLKFNPTGTVIASGSHDREIFLWNVHGDCKNFMVLKGHKNAVLDLHWTTDGTQIVSASPDKTVRAWDVETGKQIKKMAEHSSFVNSCCPARRGPPLVVSGSDDGTAKLWDMRQRGAIQTFPDKYQITAVCFSDASDKIYSGGIDNDVKVWDVRKNEVMMTLQGHQDMITGMSLSADGSYLLTNGMDCKLCIWDMRPYAPQNRCVKVLEGHQHNFEKNLLKCAWSPDGSKVTAGSADRMVYIWDTTSRRILYKLPGHTGSVNECVFHPEEPIIGSCSSDKQIYLGEL, from the coding sequence ATGTTGGCTGCTACAAACAATAGTGAAAGTGCTTTATCCGTGGCTGGCCCTAGGCCTGGAATGGAGTGGTCAACTGTTCCATACTCTGTTCCTCAGGTTCCTGGTCCGAATGGAAGGCAACGTACATCAAGTTTGGAATCACCAATCATGCTATTGACTGGTCACCAAAGTGCAATCTATACTCTGAAGTTTAATCCGACAGGGACAGTCATTGCTTCAGGTTCACATGATCGAGAAATTTTCTTGTGGAATGTGCATGGAGATTGCAAAAACTTCATGGTTCTGAAGGGTCACAAGAATGCCGTCCTTGACCTTCATTGGACCACTGATGGAACTCAGATAGTTTCAGCTAGTCCTGATAAAACAGTTAGAGCATGGGACGTGGAAACAgggaaacaaatcaaaaaaatggcTGAGCATTCCTCATTTGTTAATTCTTGTTGTCCTGCTCGAAGGGGTCCGCCTCTTGTTGTTAGCGGGTCAGATGATGGAACTGCAAAGCTTTGGGATATGCGTCAAAGGGGTGCCATTCAGACATTCCCAGACAAATACCAAATAACTGCTGTCTGCTTCTCTGATGCGTCTGATAAAATTTACTCTGGTGGGATAGATAACGATGTTAAAGTGTGGGATGTTCGCAAAAATGAGGTAATGATGACCCTCCAAGGTCACCAGGATATGATAACCGGGATGTCTTTGAGTGCTGACGGATCTTATCTTCTCACTAATGGTATGGATTGCAAGCTTTGCATATGGGACATGCGCCCGTATGCTCCTCAAAATCGTTGTGTGAAGGTTCTGGAAGGTCATCAGCACAACTTTGAGAAGAACTTGTTGAAATGTGCTTGGTCTCCTGATGGTAGCAAAGTTACTGCcggaagtgcagaccgaatggTTTACATATGGGATACAACCTCTCGACGTATTTTATACAAGCTCCCTGGTCATACTGGCTCTGTTAATGAATGTGTTTTCCACCCGGAAGAGCCCATTATTGGATCATGCAGTAGTGACAAACAGATCTACCTTGGGGAGCTGTAA
- the LOC130818691 gene encoding F-box/LRR-repeat protein At3g59200-like, with the protein MGVNERKYNPPKKLKEPENKDIISSLPDELLGRILSFLPTKYSVATSVLSTRWRNAYKLSSNLDFDDSIIFNTRDEDMRNQRKNLFRKFVSRVLEQCNISQIDKFRLNCVSNTCDSLIKGWVHAICLHKLVEFELSIDRSVHCELSLSQSFCQNLAVFRMDCSFRLHIPTSVTFPNLRVLHLKDITFEGYSKSSVYTSFDKDEVVGFADHELNMILSKCSLLEELVIVHCELRLSKLRVQCELQLSQLTCRNLLKLKLDCRFILSIPNSVTFPNLKVLFFKDITFVGMHSTLVHHDLNGILVGCPLLEELAIIGCDWDGRDLWFTNPLLQNLTLEDGLSEPLDQLNGSMVHFDLPSLVWFNYRVGLATHYVIRNLDSVAHAQLEIGFNDDDFDDEQQLCDTILDLIEGICSCRSLNLSRQCLEALTSGNFELPIFSKLTELELTLGIDFDWSDVLLDFLNCSPCLESLTLVQGGKRPSQRSGQFLLEAQDVPSCVHSHLKSINIKYFKGFKGEKKLVKYFLRNANLLQEMVIEWDQRYKETDFLAKEDEILHLPKSSVSCSISFK; encoded by the exons ATGGGTGTAAATGAAAGAAAGTATAATCCTCCGAAGAAATTGAAAGAACCCGAAAACAAGGACATAATAAGCAGTTTGCCCGATGAACTATTAGGTagaattttatcttttttaccTACAAAATACAGTGTGGCAACTAGTGTTCTTTCGACTAGATGGAGGAACGCATACAAACTTAGTAGCAATCTCGATTTTGATGATTCAATCATTTTCAATACTCGAGATGAAGAtatgagaaatcaaagaaaaaatttgtttagaaagttTGTAAGTCGGGTTTTGGAACAATGCAACATATCTCAGATTGACAAATTTCGACTTAATTGTGTGAGCAATACTTGTGATTCATTGATAAAGGGTTGGGTTCATGCTATATGCTTGCATAAGCTTGTTGAGTTCGAATTATCGATTGACAGGAGTGTGCACTGTGAGCTATCGCTTTCTCAGTCGTTCTGCCAGAACTTGGCGGTGTTTAGGATGGATTGTAGTTTCAGACTGCACATCCCAACATCAGTGACATTTCCGAACCTTAGAGTCCTTCATCTCAAGGACATTACCTTTGAAGGGTACTCTAAGAGTTCGGTCTATACTTCTTTTGACAAGGACGAGGTTGTTGGATTTGCTGATCACGAACTCAATATGATCCTATCGAAGTGTTCATTGCTCGAAGAATTGGTGATTGTACATTGTGAGCTACGACTTTCTAAATTGAGAGTGCAATGCGAGCTACAACTTTCTCAATTGACATGTCGAAATCTGTTGAAGTTGAAGTTGGATTGTAGATTTATACTCAGTATCCCAAATTCAGTGACATTCCCAAACCTTAAAGTCTTGTTTTTTAAGGATATAACCTTTGTAGGAATGCATAGTACCTTAGTCCATCATGATCTAAATGGGATTTTAGTTGGGTGTCCGTTGCTTGAAGAATTGGCTATAATCGGGTGTGATTGGGATGGTCGTGATCTATGGTTTACTAATCCATTGCTACAAAACTTGACACTCGAGGATGGACTAAGTGAACCTCTCGACCAACTTAATGGTTCCATGGTTCATTTCGATTTGCCAAGCTTGGTTTGGTTTAACTATCGCGTAGGGTTAGCTACTCACTATGTCATCCGAAATTTGGATTCCGTCGCCCATGCTCAATTGGAAATCGGTTTCAACGATGATGATTTTGATGACGAACAACAACTTTGTGATACTATTCTCGACCTTATCGAAGGGATTTGTAGTTGTCGGTCATTGAATTTGTCTCGCCAATGCTTGGAG gCTCTTACAAGTGGCAATTTTGAACTTCCTATATTTAGTAAGTTGACTGAATTAGAACTTACTCTTGGCATTGATTTTGATTGGAGCGATGTGTTATTGGACTTTCTGAATTGCTCGCCTTGCTTGGAATCTCTCACCTTGGTGCAG GGAGGAAAAAGGCCTAGTCAAAGAAGTGGACAATTCTTGCTAGAAGCTCAAGATGTGCCTTCTTGTGTTCATTCTCATTTAAAGTCCATCAACATCAAATACTTTAAAGGATTCAAAGGAGAGAAGAAATTGGTGAAATACTTCCTTAGAAATGCTAATTTGTTACAGGAAATGGTGATAGAATGGGATCAAAGATACAAGGAAACAGATTTTCTAGCTAAAGAAGATGAGATACTACACTTGCCCAAGTCTTCAGTATCATGCTCAATTTCTTTTAAGTGA
- the LOC130818289 gene encoding glucose-6-phosphate/phosphate translocator 1, chloroplastic-like isoform X1, with translation MKITSLKQPIKSFLNPDVVRHKSQIPTSKYATFSPIITQKSNLLIQKPLFISSFDVKGLIFTSNNNGFLKKRKSLIKCEAYEADQSKPIEHESPEIPGEAARKIKIGIYFATWWALNVVFNIYNKKVLNAFPFPWLTSTLSLAMGSLIMLVSWATRVVEAPNTDFDFWKALLPVAVAHTIGHVAATVSMSKVAVSFTHIIKSAEPAFSVLVSSLILGESFPAGVYLSLIPIIGGCALAAVTELNFNMIGFMGAMISNLAFVFRNIFSKKGMKGKSVSGMNYYACLSILSLVLLTPFAIAVEGPQLWAAGWETAVSQIGPNFIWWVAAQSVFYHLYNQVSYMSLDEISPLTFSIGNTMKRISVIVSSIIIFRTPVQPINALGAAIAVLGTFLYSQVSIYVSDLPFLFVYTKNDGLRYLLKISS, from the exons ATGAAGATAACTAGTTTAAAGCAACCCATAAAATCTTTCCTTAATCCTGATGTTGTGAGACACAAATCTCAAATACCCACATCAAAATATGCTACCTTTTCCCCAATAATTACTCaaaaatccaatcttttgatccaAAAACCACTTTTTATTTCAAGTTTTGATGTTAAAGGTTTGATCTTTACATCAAATAATAATGGGTttttaaaaaagagaaaatcttTGATCAAATGTGAAGCTTATGAGGCAGATCAATCAAAACCCATTGAACATGAATCCCCAGAAATTCCAGGAGAAGCTGCTAGAAAGATCAAAAtcggaatttattttgcaacaTGGTGGGCTTTGAATGTGGTGTTTAATATTTACAATAAGAAAGTTTTGAATGCCTTTCCTTTCCCTTGGTTAACTTCCACTTTGTCCCTTGCTATGGGTTCTTTGATCATGTTGGTATCTTGGGCAACTAGGGTTGTTGAGGCTCCTAATACCGATTTTGATTTTTGGAAAGCCCTTCTTCCT GTTGCTGTGGCACATACGATTGGACATGTAGCCGCCACAGTTAGCATGTCAAAGGTAGCGGTTTCATTTACGCACATTATTAAGAGTGCGGAACCTGCTTTTAGTGTGCTGGTCTCAAGTCTCATTTTGGGCGAGTCATTTCCCGCGGGGGTGTACTTGTCATTGATTCCCATTATCGGAGGTTGTGCGCTTGCGGCTGTCACTGAGCTTAACTTCAACATGATTG GTTTTATGGGCGCGATGATATCGAATTTGGCTTTTGTTTTCCGTAATATATTTTCAAAGAAAGGCATGAAAGGGAAGTCTGTCAGTGGAATGAACTACTATGCCTGTTTGTCTATACTCTCTCTCGTACTTCTCACCCCATTTGCCATTGCCGTGGAGGGTCCTCAATTGTGGGCAGCGGGATGGGAGACGGCTGTTTCTCAAATTGGACCCAATTTTATCTG GTGGGTGGCCGCACAAAGTGTATTTTATCACCTTTATAACCAAGTATCATATATGTCATTGGATGAAATCTCTCCGTTGACATTTAGCATAGGGAACACCATGAAACGTATATCCGTCATTGTTTCCTCTATCATTATTTTCCGAACCCCTGTCCAGCCGATCAATGCACTGGGAGCTGCCATCGCTGTCCTCGGGACCTTCTTATATTCTCAAGTAAGTATCTATGTTTCTGATCTGCCCTTCCTTTTTGTTTATACGAAAAATGATGGTTTGCGATATTTGTTGAAGATATCGTCTTGA
- the LOC130818289 gene encoding glucose-6-phosphate/phosphate translocator 1, chloroplastic-like isoform X2, whose amino-acid sequence MKITSLKQPIKSFLNPDVVRHKSQIPTSKYATFSPIITQKSNLLIQKPLFISSFDVKGLIFTSNNNGFLKKRKSLIKCEAYEADQSKPIEHESPEIPGEAARKIKIGIYFATWWALNVVFNIYNKKVLNAFPFPWLTSTLSLAMGSLIMLVSWATRVVEAPNTDFDFWKALLPVAVAHTIGHVAATVSMSKVAVSFTHIIKSAEPAFSVLVSSLILGESFPAGVYLSLIPIIGGCALAAVTELNFNMIGFMGAMISNLAFVFRNIFSKKGMKGKSVSGMNYYACLSILSLVLLTPFAIAVEGPQLWAAGWETAVSQIGPNFIWWVAAQSVFYHLYNQVSYMSLDEISPLTFSIGNTMKRISVIVSSIIIFRTPVQPINALGAAIAVLGTFLYSQAKQ is encoded by the exons ATGAAGATAACTAGTTTAAAGCAACCCATAAAATCTTTCCTTAATCCTGATGTTGTGAGACACAAATCTCAAATACCCACATCAAAATATGCTACCTTTTCCCCAATAATTACTCaaaaatccaatcttttgatccaAAAACCACTTTTTATTTCAAGTTTTGATGTTAAAGGTTTGATCTTTACATCAAATAATAATGGGTttttaaaaaagagaaaatcttTGATCAAATGTGAAGCTTATGAGGCAGATCAATCAAAACCCATTGAACATGAATCCCCAGAAATTCCAGGAGAAGCTGCTAGAAAGATCAAAAtcggaatttattttgcaacaTGGTGGGCTTTGAATGTGGTGTTTAATATTTACAATAAGAAAGTTTTGAATGCCTTTCCTTTCCCTTGGTTAACTTCCACTTTGTCCCTTGCTATGGGTTCTTTGATCATGTTGGTATCTTGGGCAACTAGGGTTGTTGAGGCTCCTAATACCGATTTTGATTTTTGGAAAGCCCTTCTTCCT GTTGCTGTGGCACATACGATTGGACATGTAGCCGCCACAGTTAGCATGTCAAAGGTAGCGGTTTCATTTACGCACATTATTAAGAGTGCGGAACCTGCTTTTAGTGTGCTGGTCTCAAGTCTCATTTTGGGCGAGTCATTTCCCGCGGGGGTGTACTTGTCATTGATTCCCATTATCGGAGGTTGTGCGCTTGCGGCTGTCACTGAGCTTAACTTCAACATGATTG GTTTTATGGGCGCGATGATATCGAATTTGGCTTTTGTTTTCCGTAATATATTTTCAAAGAAAGGCATGAAAGGGAAGTCTGTCAGTGGAATGAACTACTATGCCTGTTTGTCTATACTCTCTCTCGTACTTCTCACCCCATTTGCCATTGCCGTGGAGGGTCCTCAATTGTGGGCAGCGGGATGGGAGACGGCTGTTTCTCAAATTGGACCCAATTTTATCTG GTGGGTGGCCGCACAAAGTGTATTTTATCACCTTTATAACCAAGTATCATATATGTCATTGGATGAAATCTCTCCGTTGACATTTAGCATAGGGAACACCATGAAACGTATATCCGTCATTGTTTCCTCTATCATTATTTTCCGAACCCCTGTCCAGCCGATCAATGCACTGGGAGCTGCCATCGCTGTCCTCGGGACCTTCTTATATTCTCAA GCTAAACAATGA